A window of the Gossypium hirsutum isolate 1008001.06 chromosome A05, Gossypium_hirsutum_v2.1, whole genome shotgun sequence genome harbors these coding sequences:
- the LOC121229059 gene encoding uncharacterized protein: MGDIKERVEDVDDRLHDGLQSMQEQLKEYVTDNMKQLTGRDDAIEAMVVALKGEIAELKGELTIYKVALGNGGLAAAAPKPNIDVPKPKEFKGTRSARDVDNILWGIEQYFCAKGITEDVTKVTTAAMYLSDVALLWWRRRSTDVRRGGSEIETWEEFRCEFKAQFYPEYAEDEARARLRRLAQQGTVREYVQEFSELMLQISDMGEKEAFFSFMDGLKPWAKQELQRRGVQELTKAMSVAESLAEFGGRKDNSNSSKPRLKGNSGGDKERPTRNGDGKKPWDKRKSGPIRCFHCEGPHMIKDCPKKAALKAMEAKGDFLIAKQVGNLLRHCGSSKGRLTSSIRRMRRRRR; the protein is encoded by the exons ATGGGGGATATCAAGGAGAGGGTTGAAGATGTTGATGATAGGCTCCATGATGGACTGCAGTCCATGCAGGAGCAGCTTAAAGAGTATGTGACGGATAATATGAAACAGTTGACTGGTAGAGATGATGCCATTGAGGCTATGGTGGTGGCCTTGAAGGGAGAGATTGcggagctcaagggtgaactcacaatctacaaggTTGCCTTGGGCAATGGTGGGTTAGCGGCTGCCGCACCCAAGCCCAATATTGATGTTCCCAAGCCTAAAGAGTTTAAGGGAACAAGGTCCGCAAGAGATGTGGACAACATTTTGTGGGGAATCGAGCAATACTtctgtgccaaaggcatcacgGAGGATGTCACTAAGGTAACTACTGCTGCGATGTATTTATCTGACGTTGCTTTGttgtggtggcgtcgtaggtccactgatgtgagacgtggtgggTCTGAAATAGAAACATGGGAGGAGTTTCGATGTGAGTTCAAagcacagttttacccagagtatGCCGAGGATGAGGCTCGGGCAAGGTTGCGTCGGCTTGCGCAACAAGGCACTGTGAGGGAGTATGTACAGGAGTTTAGCGAGCTTATGCTCCAAATCTCAGATATGGGGGAGAAAGAggcattcttttcttttatggaCGGATTAAAACCGTGGGCGAAGCAAGAGTTGCAGCGCCGAGGAGTTCAAGAGCTCACCAAGGCTATGTCAGTAGCAGAATCACTTGCTGAATTTGGTGGAAGGAAAGACAATTCCAATTCTTCTAAACCCAGATTAAAGGGTAATAGTGGGGGAGATAAAGAAAGGCCCACTAGGAACGGCGATGGTAAGAAACCTTGGGACAAAAGAAAGAGTGGGCCTATAAGGTGCTTCCACTGTgagggtccacatatgatcaaggaCTGTCCAAAGAAGGCCGCTCTCAAGGCTATGGAAGCAAAGGG GGACTTCCTGATAGCGAAGCAAGTTGGGAACCTGCTGAGGCATTGTGGCAGTTCCAAGGGAAGATTGACCAGTTCCATAAGGAGGATGCGACGAAGGCgtcgctag
- the LOC107957505 gene encoding uncharacterized protein, whose protein sequence is MIPVVNDDAEFDKRSDKIEEKARVSTDEAIGSRNEDNRLSLGVSDEEARVSPMELDLKDFRVSENNRSEEVRESNANSADRRIGDESRVFDVNDRVEQNDMINDDENDRIENSEKLEKDTGSDYKSLLSEFDDYVANDRIGGGTSRALSYGFEVGDMVWGKVKSHPWWPGHIFNEAFASSSVRRTRREGHVLVAFFGDSSYGWFDPAELVPFDRHFMEKSQQTNSRTFVKAVEEAMDEASRRRGLGLACKCRNPYNFRPTNVQGYFVVDVPDYEPNGVYSVNQIRNARNSFKPSETLSFVKQLASDTGAFDQQSIEFLKNKATVCSFRKAVFEEYDETYAQAFGVRPSRPSNSAVDAPTRPSKEAPRAPLSGPLVIAEALGGGKSSKKPVKAKDHSKKDRYLFKRRDEAASPTMPSTFREGSPTFVAGDYVLQKRAPVSQIPVKQEQTVVMSKDGVSSSGDLSGNAVPSANQTSAPAAAIDEKPSLNKSDGVSATFQSEGDVIFDPKSEGGKLSRSYEVVQKPDMDSTAKLEGGQGLDQVRDGLTSGHPYPVDIKRPGGMTAEGGVKKVKKRSSADIGVENSASVKKKKKKKKETGSETNSDKPKKPSLLGKDGAKSAQIGLGPREESQANQQKKDVDPTYSSFNSVGASTTIGVGNSGFELAQLLSDLHALALDPFHGVERNSPTIVRQCFLRYRSLVYQKSLVVLPTSEMDSTELRAGKPPLVGGSDNTKENVRDSTPSNPVRPLARPDDPTKAGLKRLPSDRLEEIAAKRLKKLSQLKSLAAEKKGNLRASEAPKVEVKEQPTTGLPARPPKKPDSARKVESLPRAVEPTMLVMKFPPQVSLPSVAELKARFGRFGSLDQSAIRVFWKSSTCRVVFRHKIDAQAAYRYANGTNSLFGNVNVRYHLRSVEAPTAEALDSDKARGDETGSETIRVKDPVVERPAAPVVAHQPLPQTTVQLKSCLKKPTSEEAGQASGGNGGRGTARVKFMLGGEETSRGDQLMVGNRNNFNNNPCFGDTAAPSVAMEFNTKNIQKVIPQSSSSFPINPPIPQFGKAPTEVAPRNVHNLNTQTTTLPASSTTSMDISQQMLSLLTKCNDVVTNITSMLGYVPYHPL, encoded by the exons ATGATACCTGTTGTGAACGACGATGCTGAATTTGATAAACGATCGGATAAAATCGAAGAGAAAGCTAGGGTTTCTACCGATGAAGCTATTGGTAGCCGTAATGAAGACAATAGATTGAGCTTAGGAGTTTCTGATGAAGAAGCTAGGGTTTCTCCAATGGAGCTCGATTTGAAAGATTTTAGGGTTTCAGAGAATAATAGATCTGAGGAGGTTAGGGAGAGTAATGCCAATAGTGCAGATAGAAGAATAGGCGACGAATCTAGGGTTTTTGATGTAAATGATCGAGTGGAACAGAATGATATGATAAACGACGATGAGAATGATAGAATAGAGAATTCAGAGAAGCTGGAGAAGGATACGGGTTCAGACTATAAGTCCTTGTTATCTGAGTTCGATGATTATGTAGCCAATGATAGAATTGGTGGAGGGACTTCAAGGGCGTTGAGTTATGGGTTTGAAGTGGGTGATATGGTTTGGGGAAAGGTGAAATCTCATCCTTGGTGGCCTGGGCATATATTTAACGAAGCATTTGCATCTTCATCTGTACGGCGGACAAGGAGAGAGGGACATGTGTTAGTTGCGTTCTTTGGGGATAGTAGTTATGGATGGTTCGACCCAGCTGAGCTTGTCCCTTTTGATCGTCATTTTATGGAGAAATCGCAGCAGACAAACTCGAGGACTTTTGTCAAGGCTGTGGAAGAGGCAATGGATGAGGCAAGTCGGAGGCGTGGTCttggtttggcttgtaaatgtaggAACCCATATAATTTTCGGCCCACAAATGTCCAAGGGTACTTTGTAGTTGATGTGCCTGATTATGAACCAAATGGGGTTTATTCAGTGAATCAGATTAGGAATGCAAGAAATAGTTTTAAGCCTAGTGAGACCCTTTCATTTGTGAAACAATTGGCATCAGACACTGGAGCTTTTGACCAGCAAAGCATTGAGTTTCTTAAGAATAAGGCTACTGTTTGTTCTTTCCGGAAGGCTGTGTTTGAGGAGTATGATGAGACGTATGCACAGGCTTTTGGGGTGCGGCCATCACGCCCTTCTAATTCGGCTGTTGATGCTCCAACACGACCTTCTAAAGAGGCACCGCGAG CTCCTTTGAGTGGACCACTGGTGATCGCAGAAGCCTTAGGTGGTGGGAAGAGTTCTAAAAAACCTGTAAAAGCTAAGGACCATTCAAAGAAAGACAGATACCTATTCAAACGAAGAGACGAAGCAGCTAGTCCAACAATGCCATCAACTTTCAGAGAGGGATCACCAACATTTGTAGCTGGAGATTATGTGTTGCAGAAGAGGGCTCCAGTTTCTCAGATTCCAGTAAAACAAGAGCAGACTGTTGTTATGAGCAAGGATGGTGTAAGTTCAAGTGGAGATTTATCTGGAAATGCAGTTCCATCTGCAAACCAGACTTCAGCCCCCGCTGCTGCTATAGATGAAAAGCCGTCTTTGAATAAAAGTGATGGTGTGTCTGCAACTTTTCAGTCCGAAGGTGATGTTATATTTGACCCAAAATCTGAGGGTGGAAAATTGTCCAGATCATATGAAGTAGTTCAGAAACCTGATATGGATTCCACTGCAAAACTGGAAGGAGGCCAGGGATTAGATCAAGTTCGAGATGGTCTTACCAGTGGGCATCCTTACCCAGTTGATATAAAGCGCCCTGGTGGCATGACTGCTGAGGGTGGGGTGAAGAAAGTGAAAAAGCGCTCCTCAGCTGATATAGGTGTTGAGAACTCTGCTTCggtgaaaaagaagaagaaaaagaagaaagagactGGTTCAGAAACAAACTCTGATAAACCAAAGAAGCCTTCTCTCCTTGGAAAAGATGGGGCCAAATCCGCACAGATTGGTTTGGGTCCTAGAGAAGAGTCTCAGGCGAATCAGCAGAAGAAAGATGTTGATCCTACCTATTCCTCATTCAATTCTGTTGGGGCTTCCACAACCATTGGTGTGGGAAATTCTGGATTTGAACTTGCACAACTACTGAGTGATTTGCATGCTCTGGCTCTTGATCCCTTTCATGGTGTGGAAAGGAATAGCCCAACAATCGTTAGGCAATGCTTTTTGCGATACCGGTCACTTGTTTATCAGAAAAGTTTGGTTGTGTTACCAACATCAGAGATGGATTCTACTGAGCTTCGTGCTGGTAAACCTCCTTTGGTTGGAGGCTCTGACAACACCAAGGAGAATGTTAGAGACTCGACTCCTTCAAATCCAGTGAGACCCCTTGCAAGACCTGATGATCCAACAAAAGCTGGACTGAAGCGTCTCCCATCTGATCGTCTAGAAGAAATTGCTGCAAAGAGGTTGAAAAAACTTAGTCAGTTGAAATCATTAGCTGCAGAGAAGAAGGGCAATCTGAGGGCTTCGGAAGCTCCAAAAGTTGAAGTTAAAGAACAGCCAACTACAGGGCTCCCAGCAAGACCACCTAAAAAACCAGATTCTGCAAGGAAAGTGGAGTCTCTACCTAGGGCTGTTGAGCCTACAATGCTGGTTATGAAGTTTCCTCCTCAGGTATCACTTCCATCAGTTGCAGAATTGAAGGCAAGATTTGGACGCTTCGGCTCATTAGATCAGTCAGCTATCCGTGTGTTTTGGAAGTCCTCAACATGCCGTGTTGTCTTCAGACACAAGATTGATGCTCAGGCTGCATATAGATATGCTAATGGAACCAACTCCCTATTTGGCAATGTGAACGTGAGATACCATCTTCGAAGTGTGGAAGCTCCTACAGCTGAAGCACTAGATTCTGACAAGGCACGAGGAGACGAGACTGGCAGTGAAACCATACGAGTTAAGGATCCTGTGGTTGAAAGACCAGCAGCACCGGTGGTTGCACACCAGCCACTTCCACAAACGACGGTCCAGCTGAAGTCCTGCTTGAAGAAACCAACAAGTGAAGAGGCAGGGCAGGCAAGTGGGGGTAATGGAGGTAGAGGTACAGCGCGTGTAAAATTCATGTTGGGTGGGGAAGAAACTAGTAGGGGAGATCAATTGATGGTTGGTAATAGAAACAACTTCAACAACAATCCCTGTTTTGGTGATACTGCTGCACCTTCTGTTGCAATGGAATTTAATACTAAGAACATTCAAAAGGTCATTCCTCAATCTTCGTCTTCGTTTCCTATTAATCCCCCTATTCCTCAATTTGGGAAAGCCCCCACCGAAGTGGCTCCCAGAAATGTTCACAATCTTAATACTCAAACCACCACCCTACCAGCTAGTAGTACAACAAGCATGGATATTTCACAGCAGATGCTAAGCCTCTTGACAAAGTGCAACGATGTCGTAACAAACATAACGAGCATGTTGGGCTATGTGCCTTATCATCCTCTTTGA